The following proteins come from a genomic window of Nostoc sp. TCL26-01:
- the devC gene encoding ABC transporter permease DevC: MQIFEQFRRRTPLGWLQLSHEKSRLLVALSGIAFADLLMFMQLGFQAALYDSNTRLHCSLQADVILIGSQTRNLQRISTFSRRRLYQAMDIPGVKSAEAMYVSNMVWKNPQTRRDTEILVIGINPDRPAVNFPEVNQKISEIKLPDTVLFDRAARGDYEQTIAQLEQGKTVKTELERRKVTISGLFKLGASFSADGTLITSDQNFLRLFPRQPAASVSIGLIQLQPNVNRQQAVAALQARLSNDVKVLTHAEFIEFENNFWRTNSPIGFIFSIGVSMGFVIGVIIVYQVLSTDVNTHIKEYATFKAIGYRHYYLLGVVLEEAVILALLGFVPGLAVSLGLYQLTRTATNLPMYMTLMRGVQVLLLTIFMCAISGAIATRKLQAADPADMF, encoded by the coding sequence ATGCAAATCTTTGAGCAATTTAGGCGCAGAACACCTCTAGGATGGCTGCAACTGAGTCATGAAAAAAGCCGTCTTTTGGTAGCATTGTCGGGTATTGCGTTTGCTGACTTGCTGATGTTTATGCAGTTGGGGTTTCAAGCAGCGCTATACGACAGTAACACTAGATTACATTGCAGTTTACAAGCAGATGTGATTCTCATTGGTTCACAAACTCGTAACTTACAACGCATCTCTACTTTTTCTCGACGGCGGTTGTATCAAGCAATGGATATACCGGGAGTGAAATCAGCTGAGGCGATGTATGTCAGTAATATGGTGTGGAAAAATCCCCAAACACGGCGAGATACAGAAATTCTCGTGATTGGGATTAATCCAGATAGGCCGGCTGTGAATTTCCCAGAAGTTAACCAAAAAATATCAGAAATTAAGCTGCCAGATACAGTTTTATTTGATCGTGCAGCAAGAGGAGATTATGAACAAACCATCGCTCAATTAGAACAAGGTAAAACTGTTAAAACTGAGCTAGAAAGACGCAAAGTAACTATTAGTGGTCTATTTAAATTAGGCGCTTCTTTTAGTGCTGATGGTACTCTCATTACCAGTGATCAAAACTTCTTGCGGCTATTTCCTCGACAACCAGCCGCTAGTGTCAGTATTGGTTTGATTCAGTTGCAACCCAATGTTAATCGTCAACAAGCAGTAGCGGCATTACAAGCAAGACTATCAAATGATGTTAAAGTATTAACTCATGCAGAATTTATTGAATTTGAAAATAACTTTTGGCGAACTAATTCCCCTATCGGATTTATCTTTAGTATTGGGGTATCAATGGGCTTTGTGATTGGAGTAATCATTGTTTATCAAGTCTTGTCAACAGATGTGAATACTCATATAAAAGAATACGCAACTTTTAAAGCTATTGGCTATCGTCATTATTATTTGTTGGGTGTGGTGTTGGAAGAAGCTGTAATTTTAGCATTGCTAGGCTTTGTCCCAGGTTTAGCAGTCTCTTTAGGACTTTATCAACTAACTCGAACTGCAACAAATTTACCTATGTATATGACATTAATGCGGGGAGTACAAGTATTGTTGCTCACTATTTTTATGTGTGCAATTTCCGGAGCGATCGCCACTCGTAAACTGCAAGCCGCAGATCCGGCAGATATGTTTTGA
- a CDS encoding ABC exporter membrane fusion protein produces MQNSKLDRSIAPQSILRPSIFLAFFVSCVVIGISVFIGIKFREASNQKVQAPTALIPELKTVTALGRIEPKGTVIKLSATTSSEGSRVEQLLVKEGDRVKPGQLIAVLDSRDRLEAAFKEAQAQVKVAQANLSRTQAGAKPGEIAAQQATIARLEAESQGNVAAQLATVARLQAEVQNAQAENQRYQTLYEQGAIAASQRDNKRLNLETAQKTLQEAQAQLQRIQASSWQQLQQAKATLAQITDVRGVDVAAAKAEVNRAIAARNQAEVDLQQAYVRWPKDSTQTSSPDAQVFEIHTRPGELVSNDGIADIGQTNQMYVVAEVYESDISKIKPGQQVRIIGDYLPIELQGIVERKGLQVRRQNVVNTDPTSNIDNRVIEVQIRLNHPSSQQAADLTNMQVKAVIEL; encoded by the coding sequence GTGCAAAATTCAAAGCTAGACCGTTCAATTGCTCCTCAGTCGATTTTACGTCCATCCATTTTTTTAGCTTTTTTTGTATCTTGTGTTGTCATCGGTATCAGTGTTTTTATAGGAATCAAATTTCGGGAAGCATCTAATCAAAAGGTACAAGCACCAACAGCATTAATACCAGAGCTAAAAACGGTCACAGCTTTAGGACGGATTGAACCAAAGGGGACAGTGATTAAACTCTCTGCGACTACATCCAGTGAGGGAAGTCGGGTAGAACAACTACTAGTCAAAGAGGGGGATAGAGTAAAACCAGGACAATTAATTGCGGTGTTGGATAGTCGCGATCGCTTGGAGGCGGCGTTTAAGGAAGCACAAGCACAGGTAAAAGTAGCGCAAGCAAATCTCAGCCGCACTCAAGCAGGAGCTAAACCAGGAGAAATTGCGGCTCAACAAGCCACCATTGCTAGGCTAGAAGCAGAAAGTCAAGGTAACGTAGCGGCTCAATTAGCAACCGTAGCGCGACTACAAGCCGAAGTGCAAAATGCTCAAGCAGAAAACCAACGCTACCAAACCCTGTACGAACAAGGTGCGATTGCTGCTTCCCAACGAGATAATAAGCGGTTAAATCTGGAAACAGCCCAAAAAACCCTCCAAGAAGCACAAGCTCAGTTGCAGCGCATCCAAGCTAGCAGTTGGCAACAACTCCAACAAGCCAAAGCCACCCTAGCACAAATCACCGACGTGCGTGGGGTAGACGTAGCCGCAGCCAAAGCCGAAGTAAATCGAGCGATCGCTGCCAGGAATCAAGCTGAAGTGGATTTACAACAAGCCTACGTACGCTGGCCGAAAGACTCCACACAGACATCTTCTCCAGACGCTCAAGTATTTGAAATTCATACTCGTCCTGGGGAACTAGTATCAAATGATGGCATAGCCGATATCGGACAAACCAATCAGATGTACGTAGTAGCTGAAGTATACGAAAGTGATATCAGCAAAATCAAACCAGGTCAACAAGTCCGGATTATTGGTGACTATCTACCCATTGAATTGCAGGGAATAGTAGAACGCAAAGGTTTACAAGTTCGTCGGCAAAATGTAGTAAATACTGACCCCACCAGCAACATTGACAACAGAGTCATAGAAGTCCAAATCCGCCTCAATCATCCCTCCAGTCAACAAGCAGCCGATTTAACAAATATGCAAGTTAAAGCCGTCATTGAACTGTGA